Proteins co-encoded in one Oreochromis aureus strain Israel breed Guangdong linkage group 3, ZZ_aureus, whole genome shotgun sequence genomic window:
- the ppargc1a gene encoding peroxisome proliferator-activated receptor gamma coactivator 1-alpha isoform X1 gives MDGYGRTEDELFSSCLVNLTWETCYEQCAALVGEDQPLCPDLPELDLSELDVSDLDADSFLGGLKWYSDQSEIISAQYGNEASNLFEKIDEENEANLLAVLTETLDSIPVDEDGLPSFEALADGDVTNASDQSCPSSPDGSPRTPEPEEPSLLKKLLLAPANSQLSYNQYTGGKAQNHAASSNHRIRPPPAVVKTESPWNGKARGGSSQQNRPVRRPCTELLKYLTATDDILLHAKASEAKSAWGGASSRDKSGMGLGASSSSSSPSSSSTSSFSSLSSTSSSSSSTTSKKKPAVPSHQQQQQQPPQQHHQRGESRAGGECSMAGLGAGKWQRCTHDDGFEESEGATIPVGHRSSACGHARPKLEHGPPSEEGRPPGDAGRLAAARFIRYMHSYSLPPREASHSCEHCREAAGATQASEGFGRQGRSNSNSASRAPHRHITVTIKKRDEKPGHPLLSQLLTSKKRPAQYQARVLPHTPITPLRSSKSKLAEARSESPARAFSKFKEEKELRGTTDDRNKGVSQAEEPDSRPLLSPLTFDLESWVNQPDPGLDMGFGLDLGWPSQGGYREDVNHDDDDDDNDGVVVDGDDDDDDHVMGSPAAVLSQGPPSPLLPDTSIAEPTPPCIIQGQGHPHRQALSEHPDDQGHPLLAKPTTLPLPLTPESPNDYKGSPFENKTTERTLSVEIAGTPGLTPPTTPPHKASQENPFKASLKTKLSSCSSSALACKRARLSELGPGALAPAPGASGRGPTRKGPEQTELYAQLSKATTTLPYSVTQHAVGGGLEEYRSTGNTKRATPRNYSDHDYCQATAGNKKDGGSATVTTTAAVKMTFTSGATDAPVPAEGKVESRHVECKDSAMPPSSSSFPPSSASPGFLAKQQNFGSVDGEAGQVRGLGEHALTQTAQIPSQEATIDRDQHNLCATSRKLLCDQEIRAELNKHFGYPLQALYTPGSQEKESSSKTNNATVPQSLEGGENDCYPQRLPASSYLHPGFLAFHDELELDESRESRFLFPWEGTPLDLLFDCAACSPSSSPPSSCSPSRGSVSPPSSLLLSPSRPSCWAGSGSRSRSRSQSGSRSSSSRYRRRSLSSSPDRRPSSWSRHSTDLNAFRSRNHKSPHPQPRSPLSRRPRYDSYEEYQHERLKREEYRRDFEKQEFERAEQRERQRQKAVEERRVVYVGRLRSDCTRTELKRRFELFGEIEECTVNLRDDGDNFGFITYRYTCDAFAALENGHTLRRSNEPQFELCFGGQKQFCKSHYTDLDSHSDDFDPASTKSKYDSMDFDSLLREAQHSLRR, from the exons AAGATAGATGAAGAAAATGAGGCCAACTTGCTGGCAGTGCTTACAGAGACCCTGGACAGCATCCCGGTGGATGAGGACGGATTGCCTTCGTTTGAGGCCCTGGCAGATGGGGACGTGACCAATGCCAGTGACCAGAGCTGTCCCTCCTCTCCCGACGGCTCACCGCGCACCCCAGAGCCCGAGGAGCCTTCCCTG CTGAAGAAACTCCTTCTGGCACCCGCAAACTCCCAGCTCAGCTATAATCAATACACAGGTGGCAAGGCACAGAACCATGCAGCCAGCAGCAACCACCGGATCAGACCACCACCTGCCGTCGTCAAG ACGGAGAGCCCCTGGAACGGCAAAGCAAGAGGGGGCTCCAGCCAACAGAACCGCCCGGTGAGGCGGCCCTGCACCGAGCTGCTGAAATACCTAACCGCCACCGATGACATTCTCCTCCACGCCAAAGCCAGCGAAGCCAAGAGCGCCTGGGGGGGTGCCAGTAGCAGGGACAAGAGTGGCATGGGTCTCGgtgcctcttcttcctcctcttcaccGTCCTCGTCATCCACCTCCTCgttctcctccctctcctccacctcttcctcctcttcctctaccACCTCCAAGAAGAAGCCGGCTGTGCCGTCTcatcaacagcagcagcagcagccgccACAGCAGCATCACCAGCGAGGTGAGAGCCGGGCTGGAGGCGAGTGTAGTATGGCTGGTCTTGGGGCTGGGAAGTGGCAGCGTTGCACTCACGATGACGGGTTTGAGGAGTCGGAGGGTGCTACTATCCCTGTTGGCCACAGAAGCTCCGCCTGCGGCCATGCCCGCCCCAAACTGGAGCACGGGCCGCCCAGTGAAGAAGGAAGGCCGCCAGGCGATGCGGGCCGCCTGGCCGCCGCTAGGTTTATTAGGTATATGCACTCTTATTCCCTCCCTCCCCGAGAGGCGAGTCACAGCTGTGAGCATTGCCGAGAGGCTGCGGGCGCCACTCAGGCTAGTGAGGGCTTTGGCAGGCAAGGCCGTAGCAACAGTAACAGTGCCAGCCGTGCACCACATAGGCACATCACAGTGACTATAAAGAAAAGAGACGAGAAGCCGGGGCACCCGTTACTTAGCCAGCTGCTCACCTCCAAAAAGAGGCCCGCTCAGTATCAGGCCCGTGTCCTCCCGCATACTCCCATTACCCCTTTACGGAGCAGTAAGAGCAAATTAGCAGAAGCGAGGTCTGAGAGTCCAGCCCGGGCTTTTTCTAAGTTTAAGGAGGAGAAGGAGCTCAGAGGGACCACTGATGATAGAAACAAGGGAGTAAGTCAAGCTGAGGAGCCTGATTCAAGGCCCCTGTTGTCACCTCTCACCTTTGACCTAGAGAGCTGGGTTAACCAGCCAGATCCAGGGCTAGACATGGGCTTTGGACTAGATCTGGGGTGGCCAAGCCAGGGGGGCTACAGGGAGGATGTTaaccatgatgatgatgatgatgataatgatggtgttgttgttgatggtgatgatgatgatgatgaccatGTCATGGGCAGCCCCGCAGCGGTGCTCTCACAGGGCCCACCGAGCCCACTCCTCCCAGATACTAGCATTGCAGAGCCCACCCCTCCCTGCATCATACAAGGGCAAGGGCACCCACACAGGCAGGCACTCAGCGAGCACCCCGATGACCAGGGCCACCCATTGTTAG CCAAACCAACCACCTTGCCACTTCCTTTGACCCCAGAGTCTCCAAA TGACTACAAGGGATCACCGTTTGAGAACAAAACCACTGAACGCACATTAAGTGTGGAGATTGCTGGAACTCCAG GTTTGACACCACCTACCACGCCCCCACACAAAGCCAGTCAAGAGAATCCTTTCAAAGCATCTCTCAAAACCAAGTTGTCTTCATGTTCCTCCTCGGCCTTGGCATGCAAAAGAGCCAGGCTGAGTGAGTTGGGCCCCGGCGCTCTGGCCCCGGCCCCAGGTGCCTCAGGCAGGGGCCCCACCAGGAAGGGTCCTGAACAGACTGAGCTTTACGCCCAGCTGAGCAAAGCAACCACCACCCTCCCTTACTCCGTCACTCAACACGCAGTGGGGGGCGGCCTTGAGGAGTATCGCAGCACCGGCAACACTAAGCGGGCAACGCCCCGTAACTACAGCGACCATGACTATTGCCAGGCAACAGCTGGTAATAAGAAGGATGGGGGCTCAGCCACTGTTACCACAACCGCAGCTGTGAAAATGACATTCACCTCAGGTGCCACTGATGCTCCAGTGCCTGCTGAAGGCAAAGTGGAGAGCAGGCATGTGGAATGTAAGGATTCAGCCATGCCACCGTCATCTTCATCATTTCCTCCATCATCAGCTTCACCTGGTTTTTTGGCTAAACAGCAGAATTTTGGGTCTGTGGATGGAGAGGCGGGCCAGGTCCGGGGGTTAGGGGAGCACGCCCTCACACAAACCGCTCAGATCCCCTCACAAGAGGCCACTATTGACAGGGACCAACACAATCTTTGCGCCACCAGCCGAAAGCTCCTGTGCGACCAGGAAATCCGAGCAGAACTTAACAAGCACTTTGGCTACCCTTTGCAAGCCCTCTACACCCCGGGTAGCCAGGAGAAAGAATCAAGCAGCAAAACGAACAATGCTACAGTTCCTCAGTCCCTCGAGGGGGGAGAGAATGACTGCTACCCCCAGAGGCTGCCTGCCTCCAGCTACCTTCACCCGGGGTTTCTGGCCTTCCACGACGAACTAGAGCTGGACGAGAGCCGTGAAAGTCGCTTCCTCTTTCCATGGGAGGGCACCCCTCTGGATCTACTCTTTGACTGCGCCGCCTGCTCTCCCTCTTCTTCCCCACCATCCAGCTGCTCCCCTTCACGAGGCTCTGTCTCTCCACCTTCCTCCCTGCTCCTGTCACCCAGCAGACCTTCCTGCTGGGCCGGCAGCGGGTCCCGCTCTCGTTCCCGTTCCCAGTCTGGGTCCCGCAGCTCCTCTTCACGATACCGCAGGCGCTCTCTCTCCAGCTCACCCGATAGACGCCCGTCCTCCTG gtcTCGTCACAGCACAGATTTGAATGCTTTTCGTTCCAGGAATCACAAGAGCCCCCACCCCCAGCCTCGATCTCCTCTGAGCCGCAGGCCAAG GTATGACAGCTACGAGGAGTACCAGCACGAGAGGCTGAAGAGGGAGGAGTACCGCCGGGACTTCGAGAAGCAGGAGTTCGAGAGGGCCGAGCAGCGAGAGAGACAAAGGCAGAAAGCAGTT GAGGAGAGACGAGTGGTGTACGTGGGGCGACTGAGGTCCGACTGCACCCGGACGGAGCTGAAGCGCCGCTTTGAACTCTTCGGTGAAATAGAGGAATGCACAGTGAACTTAAGGGACGATGG GGACAATTTTGGCTTCATCACGTACCGCTACACTTGTGACGCCTTTGCCGCCCTTGAGAATGGACACACCTTACGCAGGTCAAACGAGCCCCAGTTCGAGCTGTGCTTCGGCGGACAAAAGCAGTTCTGCAAATCACATTACACAGACTTGG ACTCCCATTCAGACGACTTCGATCCAGCCTCCACAAAAAGCAAGTACGACTCCATGGATTTTGACAGTTTGCTGAGGGAGGCCCAGCACAGCCTGAGAAGGTAA
- the ppargc1a gene encoding peroxisome proliferator-activated receptor gamma coactivator 1-alpha isoform X4: protein MDGYGRTEDELFSSCLVNLTWETCYEQCAALVGEDQPLCPDLPELDLSELDVSDLDADSFLGGLKWYSDQSEIISAQYGNEASNLFEKIDEENEANLLAVLTETLDSIPVDEDGLPSFEALADGDVTNASDQSCPSSPDGSPRTPEPEEPSLLKKLLLAPANSQLSYNQYTGGKAQNHAASSNHRIRPPPAVVKTESPWNGKARGGSSQQNRPVRRPCTELLKYLTATDDILLHAKASEAKSAWGGASSRDKSGMGLGASSSSSSPSSSSTSSFSSLSSTSSSSSSTTSKKKPAVPSHQQQQQQPPQQHHQRAKPTTLPLPLTPESPNDYKGSPFENKTTERTLSVEIAGTPGLTPPTTPPHKASQENPFKASLKTKLSSCSSSALACKRARLSELGPGALAPAPGASGRGPTRKGPEQTELYAQLSKATTTLPYSVTQHAVGGGLEEYRSTGNTKRATPRNYSDHDYCQATAGNKKDGGSATVTTTAAVKMTFTSGATDAPVPAEGKVESRHVECKDSAMPPSSSSFPPSSASPGFLAKQQNFGSVDGEAGQVRGLGEHALTQTAQIPSQEATIDRDQHNLCATSRKLLCDQEIRAELNKHFGYPLQALYTPGSQEKESSSKTNNATVPQSLEGGENDCYPQRLPASSYLHPGFLAFHDELELDESRESRFLFPWEGTPLDLLFDCAACSPSSSPPSSCSPSRGSVSPPSSLLLSPSRPSCWAGSGSRSRSRSQSGSRSSSSRYRRRSLSSSPDRRPSSWSRHSTDLNAFRSRNHKSPHPQPRSPLSRRPRYDSYEEYQHERLKREEYRRDFEKQEFERAEQRERQRQKAVEERRVVYVGRLRSDCTRTELKRRFELFGEIEECTVNLRDDGDNFGFITYRYTCDAFAALENGHTLRRSNEPQFELCFGGQKQFCKSHYTDLDSHSDDFDPASTKSKYDSMDFDSLLREAQHSLRR from the exons AAGATAGATGAAGAAAATGAGGCCAACTTGCTGGCAGTGCTTACAGAGACCCTGGACAGCATCCCGGTGGATGAGGACGGATTGCCTTCGTTTGAGGCCCTGGCAGATGGGGACGTGACCAATGCCAGTGACCAGAGCTGTCCCTCCTCTCCCGACGGCTCACCGCGCACCCCAGAGCCCGAGGAGCCTTCCCTG CTGAAGAAACTCCTTCTGGCACCCGCAAACTCCCAGCTCAGCTATAATCAATACACAGGTGGCAAGGCACAGAACCATGCAGCCAGCAGCAACCACCGGATCAGACCACCACCTGCCGTCGTCAAG ACGGAGAGCCCCTGGAACGGCAAAGCAAGAGGGGGCTCCAGCCAACAGAACCGCCCGGTGAGGCGGCCCTGCACCGAGCTGCTGAAATACCTAACCGCCACCGATGACATTCTCCTCCACGCCAAAGCCAGCGAAGCCAAGAGCGCCTGGGGGGGTGCCAGTAGCAGGGACAAGAGTGGCATGGGTCTCGgtgcctcttcttcctcctcttcaccGTCCTCGTCATCCACCTCCTCgttctcctccctctcctccacctcttcctcctcttcctctaccACCTCCAAGAAGAAGCCGGCTGTGCCGTCTcatcaacagcagcagcagcagccgccACAGCAGCATCACCAGCGAG CCAAACCAACCACCTTGCCACTTCCTTTGACCCCAGAGTCTCCAAA TGACTACAAGGGATCACCGTTTGAGAACAAAACCACTGAACGCACATTAAGTGTGGAGATTGCTGGAACTCCAG GTTTGACACCACCTACCACGCCCCCACACAAAGCCAGTCAAGAGAATCCTTTCAAAGCATCTCTCAAAACCAAGTTGTCTTCATGTTCCTCCTCGGCCTTGGCATGCAAAAGAGCCAGGCTGAGTGAGTTGGGCCCCGGCGCTCTGGCCCCGGCCCCAGGTGCCTCAGGCAGGGGCCCCACCAGGAAGGGTCCTGAACAGACTGAGCTTTACGCCCAGCTGAGCAAAGCAACCACCACCCTCCCTTACTCCGTCACTCAACACGCAGTGGGGGGCGGCCTTGAGGAGTATCGCAGCACCGGCAACACTAAGCGGGCAACGCCCCGTAACTACAGCGACCATGACTATTGCCAGGCAACAGCTGGTAATAAGAAGGATGGGGGCTCAGCCACTGTTACCACAACCGCAGCTGTGAAAATGACATTCACCTCAGGTGCCACTGATGCTCCAGTGCCTGCTGAAGGCAAAGTGGAGAGCAGGCATGTGGAATGTAAGGATTCAGCCATGCCACCGTCATCTTCATCATTTCCTCCATCATCAGCTTCACCTGGTTTTTTGGCTAAACAGCAGAATTTTGGGTCTGTGGATGGAGAGGCGGGCCAGGTCCGGGGGTTAGGGGAGCACGCCCTCACACAAACCGCTCAGATCCCCTCACAAGAGGCCACTATTGACAGGGACCAACACAATCTTTGCGCCACCAGCCGAAAGCTCCTGTGCGACCAGGAAATCCGAGCAGAACTTAACAAGCACTTTGGCTACCCTTTGCAAGCCCTCTACACCCCGGGTAGCCAGGAGAAAGAATCAAGCAGCAAAACGAACAATGCTACAGTTCCTCAGTCCCTCGAGGGGGGAGAGAATGACTGCTACCCCCAGAGGCTGCCTGCCTCCAGCTACCTTCACCCGGGGTTTCTGGCCTTCCACGACGAACTAGAGCTGGACGAGAGCCGTGAAAGTCGCTTCCTCTTTCCATGGGAGGGCACCCCTCTGGATCTACTCTTTGACTGCGCCGCCTGCTCTCCCTCTTCTTCCCCACCATCCAGCTGCTCCCCTTCACGAGGCTCTGTCTCTCCACCTTCCTCCCTGCTCCTGTCACCCAGCAGACCTTCCTGCTGGGCCGGCAGCGGGTCCCGCTCTCGTTCCCGTTCCCAGTCTGGGTCCCGCAGCTCCTCTTCACGATACCGCAGGCGCTCTCTCTCCAGCTCACCCGATAGACGCCCGTCCTCCTG gtcTCGTCACAGCACAGATTTGAATGCTTTTCGTTCCAGGAATCACAAGAGCCCCCACCCCCAGCCTCGATCTCCTCTGAGCCGCAGGCCAAG GTATGACAGCTACGAGGAGTACCAGCACGAGAGGCTGAAGAGGGAGGAGTACCGCCGGGACTTCGAGAAGCAGGAGTTCGAGAGGGCCGAGCAGCGAGAGAGACAAAGGCAGAAAGCAGTT GAGGAGAGACGAGTGGTGTACGTGGGGCGACTGAGGTCCGACTGCACCCGGACGGAGCTGAAGCGCCGCTTTGAACTCTTCGGTGAAATAGAGGAATGCACAGTGAACTTAAGGGACGATGG GGACAATTTTGGCTTCATCACGTACCGCTACACTTGTGACGCCTTTGCCGCCCTTGAGAATGGACACACCTTACGCAGGTCAAACGAGCCCCAGTTCGAGCTGTGCTTCGGCGGACAAAAGCAGTTCTGCAAATCACATTACACAGACTTGG ACTCCCATTCAGACGACTTCGATCCAGCCTCCACAAAAAGCAAGTACGACTCCATGGATTTTGACAGTTTGCTGAGGGAGGCCCAGCACAGCCTGAGAAGGTAA
- the ppargc1a gene encoding peroxisome proliferator-activated receptor gamma coactivator 1-alpha isoform X3, with the protein MTEMSQSQCAALVGEDQPLCPDLPELDLSELDVSDLDADSFLGGLKWYSDQSEIISAQYGNEASNLFEKIDEENEANLLAVLTETLDSIPVDEDGLPSFEALADGDVTNASDQSCPSSPDGSPRTPEPEEPSLLKKLLLAPANSQLSYNQYTGGKAQNHAASSNHRIRPPPAVVKTESPWNGKARGGSSQQNRPVRRPCTELLKYLTATDDILLHAKASEAKSAWGGASSRDKSGMGLGASSSSSSPSSSSTSSFSSLSSTSSSSSSTTSKKKPAVPSHQQQQQQPPQQHHQRGESRAGGECSMAGLGAGKWQRCTHDDGFEESEGATIPVGHRSSACGHARPKLEHGPPSEEGRPPGDAGRLAAARFIRYMHSYSLPPREASHSCEHCREAAGATQASEGFGRQGRSNSNSASRAPHRHITVTIKKRDEKPGHPLLSQLLTSKKRPAQYQARVLPHTPITPLRSSKSKLAEARSESPARAFSKFKEEKELRGTTDDRNKGVSQAEEPDSRPLLSPLTFDLESWVNQPDPGLDMGFGLDLGWPSQGGYREDVNHDDDDDDNDGVVVDGDDDDDDHVMGSPAAVLSQGPPSPLLPDTSIAEPTPPCIIQGQGHPHRQALSEHPDDQGHPLLAKPTTLPLPLTPESPNDYKGSPFENKTTERTLSVEIAGTPGLTPPTTPPHKASQENPFKASLKTKLSSCSSSALACKRARLSELGPGALAPAPGASGRGPTRKGPEQTELYAQLSKATTTLPYSVTQHAVGGGLEEYRSTGNTKRATPRNYSDHDYCQATAGNKKDGGSATVTTTAAVKMTFTSGATDAPVPAEGKVESRHVECKDSAMPPSSSSFPPSSASPGFLAKQQNFGSVDGEAGQVRGLGEHALTQTAQIPSQEATIDRDQHNLCATSRKLLCDQEIRAELNKHFGYPLQALYTPGSQEKESSSKTNNATVPQSLEGGENDCYPQRLPASSYLHPGFLAFHDELELDESRESRFLFPWEGTPLDLLFDCAACSPSSSPPSSCSPSRGSVSPPSSLLLSPSRPSCWAGSGSRSRSRSQSGSRSSSSRYRRRSLSSSPDRRPSSWSRHSTDLNAFRSRNHKSPHPQPRSPLSRRPRYDSYEEYQHERLKREEYRRDFEKQEFERAEQRERQRQKAVEERRVVYVGRLRSDCTRTELKRRFELFGEIEECTVNLRDDGDNFGFITYRYTCDAFAALENGHTLRRSNEPQFELCFGGQKQFCKSHYTDLDSHSDDFDPASTKSKYDSMDFDSLLREAQHSLRR; encoded by the exons AAGATAGATGAAGAAAATGAGGCCAACTTGCTGGCAGTGCTTACAGAGACCCTGGACAGCATCCCGGTGGATGAGGACGGATTGCCTTCGTTTGAGGCCCTGGCAGATGGGGACGTGACCAATGCCAGTGACCAGAGCTGTCCCTCCTCTCCCGACGGCTCACCGCGCACCCCAGAGCCCGAGGAGCCTTCCCTG CTGAAGAAACTCCTTCTGGCACCCGCAAACTCCCAGCTCAGCTATAATCAATACACAGGTGGCAAGGCACAGAACCATGCAGCCAGCAGCAACCACCGGATCAGACCACCACCTGCCGTCGTCAAG ACGGAGAGCCCCTGGAACGGCAAAGCAAGAGGGGGCTCCAGCCAACAGAACCGCCCGGTGAGGCGGCCCTGCACCGAGCTGCTGAAATACCTAACCGCCACCGATGACATTCTCCTCCACGCCAAAGCCAGCGAAGCCAAGAGCGCCTGGGGGGGTGCCAGTAGCAGGGACAAGAGTGGCATGGGTCTCGgtgcctcttcttcctcctcttcaccGTCCTCGTCATCCACCTCCTCgttctcctccctctcctccacctcttcctcctcttcctctaccACCTCCAAGAAGAAGCCGGCTGTGCCGTCTcatcaacagcagcagcagcagccgccACAGCAGCATCACCAGCGAGGTGAGAGCCGGGCTGGAGGCGAGTGTAGTATGGCTGGTCTTGGGGCTGGGAAGTGGCAGCGTTGCACTCACGATGACGGGTTTGAGGAGTCGGAGGGTGCTACTATCCCTGTTGGCCACAGAAGCTCCGCCTGCGGCCATGCCCGCCCCAAACTGGAGCACGGGCCGCCCAGTGAAGAAGGAAGGCCGCCAGGCGATGCGGGCCGCCTGGCCGCCGCTAGGTTTATTAGGTATATGCACTCTTATTCCCTCCCTCCCCGAGAGGCGAGTCACAGCTGTGAGCATTGCCGAGAGGCTGCGGGCGCCACTCAGGCTAGTGAGGGCTTTGGCAGGCAAGGCCGTAGCAACAGTAACAGTGCCAGCCGTGCACCACATAGGCACATCACAGTGACTATAAAGAAAAGAGACGAGAAGCCGGGGCACCCGTTACTTAGCCAGCTGCTCACCTCCAAAAAGAGGCCCGCTCAGTATCAGGCCCGTGTCCTCCCGCATACTCCCATTACCCCTTTACGGAGCAGTAAGAGCAAATTAGCAGAAGCGAGGTCTGAGAGTCCAGCCCGGGCTTTTTCTAAGTTTAAGGAGGAGAAGGAGCTCAGAGGGACCACTGATGATAGAAACAAGGGAGTAAGTCAAGCTGAGGAGCCTGATTCAAGGCCCCTGTTGTCACCTCTCACCTTTGACCTAGAGAGCTGGGTTAACCAGCCAGATCCAGGGCTAGACATGGGCTTTGGACTAGATCTGGGGTGGCCAAGCCAGGGGGGCTACAGGGAGGATGTTaaccatgatgatgatgatgatgataatgatggtgttgttgttgatggtgatgatgatgatgatgaccatGTCATGGGCAGCCCCGCAGCGGTGCTCTCACAGGGCCCACCGAGCCCACTCCTCCCAGATACTAGCATTGCAGAGCCCACCCCTCCCTGCATCATACAAGGGCAAGGGCACCCACACAGGCAGGCACTCAGCGAGCACCCCGATGACCAGGGCCACCCATTGTTAG CCAAACCAACCACCTTGCCACTTCCTTTGACCCCAGAGTCTCCAAA TGACTACAAGGGATCACCGTTTGAGAACAAAACCACTGAACGCACATTAAGTGTGGAGATTGCTGGAACTCCAG GTTTGACACCACCTACCACGCCCCCACACAAAGCCAGTCAAGAGAATCCTTTCAAAGCATCTCTCAAAACCAAGTTGTCTTCATGTTCCTCCTCGGCCTTGGCATGCAAAAGAGCCAGGCTGAGTGAGTTGGGCCCCGGCGCTCTGGCCCCGGCCCCAGGTGCCTCAGGCAGGGGCCCCACCAGGAAGGGTCCTGAACAGACTGAGCTTTACGCCCAGCTGAGCAAAGCAACCACCACCCTCCCTTACTCCGTCACTCAACACGCAGTGGGGGGCGGCCTTGAGGAGTATCGCAGCACCGGCAACACTAAGCGGGCAACGCCCCGTAACTACAGCGACCATGACTATTGCCAGGCAACAGCTGGTAATAAGAAGGATGGGGGCTCAGCCACTGTTACCACAACCGCAGCTGTGAAAATGACATTCACCTCAGGTGCCACTGATGCTCCAGTGCCTGCTGAAGGCAAAGTGGAGAGCAGGCATGTGGAATGTAAGGATTCAGCCATGCCACCGTCATCTTCATCATTTCCTCCATCATCAGCTTCACCTGGTTTTTTGGCTAAACAGCAGAATTTTGGGTCTGTGGATGGAGAGGCGGGCCAGGTCCGGGGGTTAGGGGAGCACGCCCTCACACAAACCGCTCAGATCCCCTCACAAGAGGCCACTATTGACAGGGACCAACACAATCTTTGCGCCACCAGCCGAAAGCTCCTGTGCGACCAGGAAATCCGAGCAGAACTTAACAAGCACTTTGGCTACCCTTTGCAAGCCCTCTACACCCCGGGTAGCCAGGAGAAAGAATCAAGCAGCAAAACGAACAATGCTACAGTTCCTCAGTCCCTCGAGGGGGGAGAGAATGACTGCTACCCCCAGAGGCTGCCTGCCTCCAGCTACCTTCACCCGGGGTTTCTGGCCTTCCACGACGAACTAGAGCTGGACGAGAGCCGTGAAAGTCGCTTCCTCTTTCCATGGGAGGGCACCCCTCTGGATCTACTCTTTGACTGCGCCGCCTGCTCTCCCTCTTCTTCCCCACCATCCAGCTGCTCCCCTTCACGAGGCTCTGTCTCTCCACCTTCCTCCCTGCTCCTGTCACCCAGCAGACCTTCCTGCTGGGCCGGCAGCGGGTCCCGCTCTCGTTCCCGTTCCCAGTCTGGGTCCCGCAGCTCCTCTTCACGATACCGCAGGCGCTCTCTCTCCAGCTCACCCGATAGACGCCCGTCCTCCTG gtcTCGTCACAGCACAGATTTGAATGCTTTTCGTTCCAGGAATCACAAGAGCCCCCACCCCCAGCCTCGATCTCCTCTGAGCCGCAGGCCAAG GTATGACAGCTACGAGGAGTACCAGCACGAGAGGCTGAAGAGGGAGGAGTACCGCCGGGACTTCGAGAAGCAGGAGTTCGAGAGGGCCGAGCAGCGAGAGAGACAAAGGCAGAAAGCAGTT GAGGAGAGACGAGTGGTGTACGTGGGGCGACTGAGGTCCGACTGCACCCGGACGGAGCTGAAGCGCCGCTTTGAACTCTTCGGTGAAATAGAGGAATGCACAGTGAACTTAAGGGACGATGG GGACAATTTTGGCTTCATCACGTACCGCTACACTTGTGACGCCTTTGCCGCCCTTGAGAATGGACACACCTTACGCAGGTCAAACGAGCCCCAGTTCGAGCTGTGCTTCGGCGGACAAAAGCAGTTCTGCAAATCACATTACACAGACTTGG ACTCCCATTCAGACGACTTCGATCCAGCCTCCACAAAAAGCAAGTACGACTCCATGGATTTTGACAGTTTGCTGAGGGAGGCCCAGCACAGCCTGAGAAGGTAA